The Paenibacillus spongiae nucleotide sequence CAAAAAGGCGTCTCGGCTGCTAAGAGAGCTGGAGGACGACAAACAAATACAGTCTCGTTACCATGGTCAACAAAAGATATGGCGGCTGAAACGTACTCCGATGAGATTGCCGACTAAGATCGACCATGCGCTCGCGGTGATTAATCTGTATTTTGCGCTGCGGCCAAAGTATTGGATGTATGAACCAATTGAACGGTTTACCCACCTGGGCCGGGAACTGGTATGGGCACCGGACTGTATATTCGTCCATGAGCGAAAAGTGTACGTATGTGAGCTGCAGTTAACGCCGATGACCGGCAGCAAGTGGGCGCGGTCAAAGTGGGCTTACTATAACACCTATTTCAATGCCGGCCATTTCAAACAAGCTGCATTTCAAGGGTGGAGCAGTAAGACGATCTTGCCGCAATTCCTTGTCATCACCGGCCAGCAGCCGGAGACGGTCCGGAATGGGTTCGATATTAATGGAAGGGATTTGATTGTTACTAAGAGCTTCTAAAGGGAAGTTGTTAACATGTGGATATTGCCTTTCTAAAGCCCCTTTATACCCATTTGGTCATTTTGGTCATCGGATTGGTCATGTGAATAGCCAAAAGTAGAGTGAAGTAATGTGATTGAAATGAGGGAAACCCTTGATAAATAAGGGGATAGACTGACATAAAGTGAAGCATAATAAAGCATTAGGACATGGGCGGCATGATGTAATCACTACATCATAACCCCTATATATCAAGGAAAACGGGACCTTTCGAGGTCCCGTTTTTTTATAAAACCCACGAAAAACTCACATTCCTTGCAAGCTGGAGTCTTCAGGATATCCGCGAAGTAGGTGTTTACTTTGTCGACGGCATCTTTTTGCATCTTCTCTGAAACGTGTGTATAAATGTGTAGCGTCAGTGGCGGGGGTAACGGGCCTTCTTAAACGTTCTCCCTTTAGGAATAGAAAGCGATGAATTAGGTTTCCTGTATTGCGGCAGTTTATTTCCTAGTCTTTTCGGCGGCTTCAGCGACCCGGATGGACAAAGCTGGAGCAGGTTGCTGTTTCTGGCTGTTGCGCATTGATTGGCTGTTAGTTGAGTGGATTCAGGAAACGAAATTGGATTCATTAAGTTGCTCCGATTGAGCACATGGGGAAGACCTAATACATGACCTATTTCATGAGCTAGAGTTTGTATTGTTGCACCGTTCGAAACGACGACGGCTACGCCGTTAGGCGTAAAAAAGGGCGCGCACCCTACCGTAACGCCAGCACCACTGCCGACCAATGGCCCGGCGACATAGTAGATGGCAATATCTCTAGTAAAGCTGCCGGGTCTAAACGCTAACCACGCACGAAAATAAGGATGGAGATCTTCGTATGGAGGACCGCAAAGAAATGCTCCGGGATTCACTATAGGACCGCCAAGACGCCTAAAAACGGGAGTTCCATTCGCATTGAAAAAACGAAACCTGAAGGTAATCCCGCACCCTCTATATAGGTTAATCAGCGTTCTCAAGTGCGTAATAAAGGTAGTTTGGGTTAACGTTGATCCTGGCGCAACATATACGGATAATACCAAGCAACGAACAAATTGTTGCGCTGGCGTTACTTTTTTTTGACCGCCTGCTTCGCATCCGCAATTCGTGTCCAACCGTTTCCGTGCTGTAGGCATACTTTTTCGACCGCCAACGATCGAGCCAATCCGTTTCTGTTTCAACTTATCGATCATTATCTCACCACCTGTAATAAGATGAGATAATATATTCATAGATTCCTAGTGAGGCTTGTACGCTTGTCAGTATCAATAGTAATGAACTGCCCAATGTTGCCGGCGCGGAACCGAGCCAGCTGTGCCGGAGGAGGTGCCAAAGCCGTACATGCCGGACCAGAGCTATGCCAAATTTATTTCTAATAGCAGCAAGAAGATGAATGGCATTGCACATGAAAAAACCGGCCTTTCGGCCGGTCCGCGATCTCGTGGAAAAAGGTACTCAGCTTCTCAGACAGACATCTTCTTCAAACACGCTTCGAGCCGGTCAAGATTTTGCTCGTTGGCTGGAACTGCGATTTTCTTGATGGCATTGAATACGGCAGCGTTTTCGAAAAGCTGGCGCCAAGTCAGTCTGGTTTTGCCGCCAAGATCCTCGAAGGTTGCCGTGAGCTGATAATGGGGTGCGCAAAGATGCCGCAGCACGATCCGTTCAGGCCCAATTTCGACAAATTCGCTTTTATTGGGATAATCGACTCCGTTCGGTCCGTGCATCACAAACTCCCATATCCCTCCCGGCCTGAAATCAAATTCGTGAAAAGTGTTCGTAAACCCGTTCGGACCCCACCACTGCGCTAAATGCTCTGGTTTTGACCAGGCTTCGTAAACGAGAGCAGGGGATGCATTCACCACCCGCGTTGTTACCAATTCGTATTCTTCCGCTGCGCTGATTTCGTTATTTGCCGCACGGTTTTCTGTCATGTCCGTTCCTCCTCTGCATGTTAAAGCAGTTTAGGCGATCTCCAGCTGCACACCCAGCTTGTCCAGCATCTCCTTGGTGCCGTGCTCGCGCTGAGCCGGCGTATCGCGGCCGTCCAGGAAGACGCCTTGCTCGGTGAAAATCAGCTTTGTGCCTCCGCCCTTCATCATTTCCAATAATTTTGTAAACTCTTCGATCGTCACGGGTTGTTTCAAATGCATCAGCCTGGAAATGTATTCCAATTCGTCCAAAAGCTTCTGCTGCATCAGGATCGTTTCGTTCAAACGGGCGATTTGCAGCGACACGATTTCCAGCGGACTGAAGTGCCCGCGTCGACGGAGAAAACAGGCCGATCTAATCGTAAAGCCTCAACGTTCGTATCGTGAGTCCCGTAAGCTTAGCAAGCTCTCCCACCTTCCAAAGCCGCTTCATAATCACCTCTTTGTGGCTGCGCATCTGTTTACCGGTAACTATATTTTAAAACATGACGTTACGTTACGTGCAAGTGTTAAAATGCAGTTGCCCTCCAGCAACTCGTTGAATATTCCAGCGAGATTCAAGCGGGGTTAAATTGTAGACGTAAAGCTGGACGGTGGTTTACAATACTTTAAAACAAATAAATTGAAAAGCTCTCTATAATTAACGTATTAAAATTAACGTAGATACTTCCTTCTGGCGGAAAACGGCAGCATTGTTCGGTGGGAATGGGGGAAATGACTGTGGGGAAATTAGTGGGGTTTATCGGAAATCTAAAATGGACGAACCGGTTTTATCATTATTTACTCTCCTATATATTGATTGTCGTAACCATTCTTGTAATTGTCGGGGGCGCGGTATATAAATCTTTTTTTGCTACGTTAAGCAATGAAATCGAAACGTCCACGGTTACAACGATGAGTAAAATTAAAGACGATATGGACACAAGAATTAGCGAAATGAACCGGATGGCTGAGCAAATCGCCTCCGAGTCTTCATTATCTCCTTTTATGGTTTCGGAGGATGGGTATTCATCGTACAGAACGGTGAAAGAATTGAAAAAATATCAAAAAACCAATATGTTTATCGGTGACATCGTTTTATATTATCCTTGCCCGTCCTGCACAACAATGTACGCAGCGAGCGGAACTTACGATACGAATAACTTTTTTAACTCCATTTATAACTACGAGCACTGGAGTTTAAAGAGTTTTTTAAATGCATTGCCCACCATGGATTCGCCTGTTATGCGGCCGTTAGAGCGGGTTAGTGTTAGCGGAACGTCCACGAATATATCTACTTATGTTTATCCTATTTCATCTAATTCGGCAAAACCGTATGGCGCTGTCTTCTTCTTCATTGAGGAACGGACAATAAACCATTTAATTCAAAATGTATTGGGTCATAATCGAGGGTTCGTATATATTATGAACGGCCGCGATATCATTGCGCATCATTCGAATGGTGATAGCGAGCAAAACGAGGCGCATGTCCGGAAATGGATCGAATCGCAAACGGAACCGGCTCTCGTGAGTGAAGCGAAAATTAATCATAATCCGTATACCGTCATTCATGTGAAATCCGACTTTAACGGATGGTCTTATGTCACCGTATTGCCGCGAGAGCAAGTAATGAACAAAGTCGATCAAAGCAGAGAATTATTCAATTGGACAATAGCCGCTGTATTTATACTGGGATTATTGATGGCCGTATCCTTCTCGGAAAGAAATTACAGGCCGCTTAGAAAGTTGATCGCGTCTATAAGTCACGGTCCGCGTACCTCGTTAACGGTTTTATCGAAAAAAACAAATGAACTCGATATGATAACGGATTATGTATCGGAAATAAGCAAAGAATGTGAAGGTTTAACGCATAAGCTGCAAAGCCAGTCAAGCATCGTCAAAGAACAATCCCTGCTTAAGCTGGTCAAGGGCAGAGCTAATGAAAAGGAGCAGCCGGATACGGCGACGGCCATATCGAGCCTGCAGCTGGATAAATCGCATTTTGTCGTCCTGTTATTTTGGATCGATAACTACAATCAATTCAGTCAAGAATATCCCAAATCCATGCAAGAGATATTAAAATATAGTTTAATCAAGGTTACGGAAGAGTTGTCTTCAGAGCTAGGGAACGGGTTAGGAGCGGAATTGACGGATGATCGGGCAATCGTCATTTTGCTGAATATGAACGAAGAGGAAGCTAAGCTCGAGCATATTGCAAGTTTGGCGGATAAAGTCAAACAGTTCTTTAAACAAGATTTCCATATGACGCTGACCGTTGGCATCGGAGATATTTGTACCGATTTTTCGATGATTCATCACTCTTTTTTACAGGCCAAACAGGCGATGCGTTATCGTTTTATTAGGGGAAGAGACCAGGTCATTTGCTACAGCGAGCTGCAAAACGCCAAGAAAAGCGAAGCCTGGTATCCCCTCGAGCTGGAAATTCAGCTGCTGAAGGCAATCAAGCAAGGAAACGACGGAGCAATACAGAAACTAATAAGAAGCACGATGGACAACATCCTTACCAGGCAAATGTCGCTTGAGGCTGTAGAGTTTATTTGTTTTAACATTGGCAATACGATGATGAAGGCTCTAATGGAATTGAATATCGAAACCGATCAAGGGATTGAACAATTGTTGGAAGATCTATACGTACCGCGTTTTGAAACCATAGAAGAACTGGAAAGCTTTATTATCGATTTCTGCCGTAATGTATGCGATCGCATTATATATCAGAAGGAAAGCAAAAATTTTGTCCTGCTTGAAAACATCAAAGCCTATATTAACGACAATTTCCGGGACAATACGATTGATTTGAACAGGATAGCCGATACGTTCGGAATTTCCGCTTCATACGCTACCCGATTTTTTAAAGATCATACGGATTATACAATCATGCGTTATATTGATCAGCTAAGAATGGATGTATCCAAACAATTAATCGGAACGACTGATTTGACGTTAAAGGAAATTATGGTTGAAGTAGGTTATGTCGATTCAACCAATTTCATTAGAAAGTTTAAAAAAATCGAAGGCATTACGCCGATGGAGTATAGAAAGATTATCAAAGGCAGCTCGTCGGAGGCGGAATCCGCAATCATAGTTTGAACGGTATTTGAGGGGCTGGAGAAATCCGGTCCTATTTTTTATTTCGTGCTCGGAAACGCATGGGTCATGCATGTTTGTAAAAATAAGCTGATGAATAAAAGAATTGCCGATTGTAATTTTCAAATAGACGATGATGATTGCAAATGCTTACTTTATGCGGGCAGTTCCGTACCCTATCATGCTGCTGTAAAAAAAAGCCGATGAACGAAATCTCTGCCGATGGCGGAAATTTGTATGAACGATTACTGTGGATATCAGGAACGTTCCAATAGTCAAGAAACAGGGAAGGTGTTTGCATATCGATGAAAGCATTGCCTGCAAGCGAGATTTCGAATCCAAACCATCGAAGAGTGTGGAAATCGGTTCTTAAAAACTGGCGGTTATATGTCATGCTCGCCCCAGTCATCCTTTATTTTCTCGTTTTCCATTATTGGCCGATGTATGGCGTTCAACTTGCGTTCAAAGATTTTATCGCGACGAATGGCATATTCGGAAGCCCGTGGGTTGGATTCAAGCACTTCGAACGTTTTTTTGACAGTTATTATTTCTGGCGGCTAATTAAAAACACGCTAAGCATCGGCTTGTATGAACTCGCGGTCGGATTTCCGATCCCAATCATTCTGGCGCTTATGATCAATGAAGTGAGACATAAGTTTTATAAGCGGCTCATCCAGACCGTCACTTATATGCCTCATTTCTTATCGACTGTCGTTCTGGTCGGCATGATCATGATCTTCTTGGCTCCGGAAACGGGGATCGTCAATCAGGTCATCAAGCTATTCGGCGGAGAGCCGATCAGGTTTATGACGGAACCGGAATGGTTCAAATCGATCTTCGTCATGTCGGGCGTTTGGCAGCATATGGGTTGGAGCTCGATCATTTATTTGGCCGCCTTAAGCGGAATCGATCCTCAGCTGCACGAAGCGGCCAGAGTCGACGGGGCTTCCAGACTGCAAAGAATATGGCATATCAATATTCCCGGCATCATGCCGACCATCGTTATTCTGCTCATCTTAAAAGCGGGCTCCATATTGGGAGTTGGATTTGAAAAGGTATTTTTGATGCAAAATAGTTTGAATATGGAAAGTTCCGACGTGATCTCCACTTTCGTTTATCGCAGCGGAATGTTGG carries:
- a CDS encoding SRPBCC family protein produces the protein MTENRAANNEISAAEEYELVTTRVVNASPALVYEAWSKPEHLAQWWGPNGFTNTFHEFDFRPGGIWEFVMHGPNGVDYPNKSEFVEIGPERIVLRHLCAPHYQLTATFEDLGGKTRLTWRQLFENAAVFNAIKKIAVPANEQNLDRLEACLKKMSV
- a CDS encoding MerR family DNA-binding transcriptional regulator, coding for MRSHKEVIMKRLWKVGELAKLTGLTIRTLRLYD
- a CDS encoding helix-turn-helix domain-containing protein, whose protein sequence is MNGRDIIAHHSNGDSEQNEAHVRKWIESQTEPALVSEAKINHNPYTVIHVKSDFNGWSYVTVLPREQVMNKVDQSRELFNWTIAAVFILGLLMAVSFSERNYRPLRKLIASISHGPRTSLTVLSKKTNELDMITDYVSEISKECEGLTHKLQSQSSIVKEQSLLKLVKGRANEKEQPDTATAISSLQLDKSHFVVLLFWIDNYNQFSQEYPKSMQEILKYSLIKVTEELSSELGNGLGAELTDDRAIVILLNMNEEEAKLEHIASLADKVKQFFKQDFHMTLTVGIGDICTDFSMIHHSFLQAKQAMRYRFIRGRDQVICYSELQNAKKSEAWYPLELEIQLLKAIKQGNDGAIQKLIRSTMDNILTRQMSLEAVEFICFNIGNTMMKALMELNIETDQGIEQLLEDLYVPRFETIEELESFIIDFCRNVCDRIIYQKESKNFVLLENIKAYINDNFRDNTIDLNRIADTFGISASYATRFFKDHTDYTIMRYIDQLRMDVSKQLIGTTDLTLKEIMVEVGYVDSTNFIRKFKKIEGITPMEYRKIIKGSSSEAESAIIV
- a CDS encoding ABC transporter permease, which translates into the protein MKALPASEISNPNHRRVWKSVLKNWRLYVMLAPVILYFLVFHYWPMYGVQLAFKDFIATNGIFGSPWVGFKHFERFFDSYYFWRLIKNTLSIGLYELAVGFPIPIILALMINEVRHKFYKRLIQTVTYMPHFLSTVVLVGMIMIFLAPETGIVNQVIKLFGGEPIRFMTEPEWFKSIFVMSGVWQHMGWSSIIYLAALSGIDPQLHEAARVDGASRLQRIWHINIPGIMPTIVILLILKAGSILGVGFEKVFLMQNSLNMESSDVISTFVYRSGMLEAQYSFATAVDLFNSVINFILLVTVNFIARRAGGSSLW